DNA from Branchiostoma lanceolatum isolate klBraLanc5 chromosome 6, klBraLanc5.hap2, whole genome shotgun sequence:
aaaAAGAACTTGACATAGCAATGCCTTCAAGTTACCAACataggattgacgtgttcaaaaatccGTATTTCCCataactatcgtagagtggaattcATCATCCGGCTAAGTTCAGTAGGGACGTTTACGCTGGATAGTTTTAAAGAACACTTACGGCTAGACGTGCGagaggttaggtgtgacatgttcagtgtaatataaccagctgctgccgcacgcCGCCTACGAAGCCTTATCTCCATCAACATATAAACAGATATAAGTATATGCATTCATTCCGATTGAACGAGCTACACAAAAATCTCGAAtccttttttgttttgcaatacacgcatttttttacaaaagccTGTCGAGAAATTTTCATTCCCAAGTAGTATCCCAAGGCGTAGAACATTCTTACTCGAGTTCACTTTTAAATAGATTGCTATCAAGCTTTGTCTTTGGCCGGAATTCGTCCAACcctctagcctggatgccagacccccaatctctaaagcccccctctcactggaatcgcgacgcgttggcgacctcgctgtgtgGGCTTAAAATATAAATATTTTAGAGACTCGGGGTCTGGTATTCAGGGTACCAACCCTCGGGCAATTTTTTGTCGATCATGAGTTGATACCGTTTTTCTGCTTGATGATTGTGGGCTTGAGATCAAAATGCTTGAAAAAAACTTCGGCAATAAAAACGATGCCTGGTAAAACGTACTCACCTGCCTGAGGACCCAGCACGACGACCACCGCCAAGAAGAGGAAGCCTCCTCCCTGCATGGCAAACATTGTGTCCGCAGAAACTCTAAGAAGAACCCTGTGTGACTCGAAGACTCTAGTTAAGCAATGGGGGGCGATACGTATGTCAGCACGTCTCTCCACCGTCTGTTATGTCTGAAGTTTTCTTCTTGGTTTAAAGACTTTTTGTTTTACCATGAGAGACGTTGCCTCAAACCTTATTAGTTGctaggaaaacagaatctcggTATCTAGGACGGGTTCCAAAGTGAAATAAGAAAAGGGGATATTGGATTAGACATAATAAGTAGATTTTCCCATTTGCATcagtatttttttattgtagTGGGTTTTTTCCCTGGATAAAGTACAAGTTCATTGGTTTAGGGGCATTCCGTGTTTCTAATAAAGCATGGGACAGGCCCGATTGTTAGCTTTCCCACTGTGTTTCACGCTATTCTTGTCGATTTCTAAAACGTAGCTGAGTGTTGGCTTTTTGTACACAAAGATGATGGGAATTTTGCTgtatatcaaatcaacattctgACCGCTAACTTGGTTGTTGTCATCCAATAATCAAAGCACTATAGTGAATTACTTTGTAACAAGAGAAAGTTCATGTTCAAAGACATTCTCAGCTTGTACCGCTCCCGTCAAAGATGCATGAAGTTCACTGAGCTGCCAGGATACATTACATGCTCCAGTCTTTCATAGGCACCTTCTCAAATAATTCAATCAACACCGCTTACAAGACTATTGTAACAAACTAAAAGTTATTTGACACAGACgtattcttatttttttcttggtTGAATGGATAACTCTGTTACAACGCGTACGACACATTTACCATCAAACATAAGCGTCCATGCTTAAACAAGGGCTATGACTCCATAAGAAATTCCCCCAATCTCCAAATTAGAAAACAAAAGCCAGATGAATTCATCGTTGATGTCATCAAGAAGTATTTCTAATAATGATCTGGCTTGTTGACCAACCCAAGTTTGACACAAATAGTTGAAATTTAATGGTTTCGTTGTCTTTCTGGTCTtacttgtgcgttttgaatAATTGTGCTAGGCACAGCGACgtacgccgccagcgtgccccgggtccagtgagagaggggctttaTAGTGTTGATTACTGCAGCACTCCATGCACACTTGGAAAACAAGGACGGTTTGTCAGAATCGGTAGACTCtattgcatgattttttttcaacccaGCAAAATCCGAATCGGTTTTGTAATCGCGATTATATTAGCTATGTCGCTGTATATAAACGTGTCAGTGGTTGTTCCCAGATGTCTTCTTGCCTTCTCGGATTCAATATTTACGAAATTTGTAAAATCATATCTGTTTGCATTTTCGAGAGGTGGCCTGTCCAGAGGCTGTCGGGAGTTGATAGCAAATATGCGCTGATAAAAGAGTTAACTTTTACCCAAAATATACAGGACTACGTCTTAAGGTGTAACTTTAGAGGTACTGTTGAAGCGGAAAAATTATTACATTTGACTCCGAGCTTGACAAACAACATTCCGCAAGCAAGTAGTCAGATATGTGACAATACCGCAGGTTCACACAACAATCTAAAGGCTTTCCCATGTTAGGAATAATGACTTCTCAATGCAGCACAAACTGACGATATTGTATGACGAAAAGTCGGGAGCTGCCACACTTCTGTCTATCTCTAGTGCCGCCATGATTCGAAATGGGTTGATCACATGACGGATGCAACGGTAATATAGTTGGTGCGCAATCCATTTAAAtggcggagcttccatgtaagacatcacgaaatcgccggcgaatgcaccaagatacacggcgacatgccgacctgcgtgccgattaccggcgctacgaatgTCCCTTGcccgcacgtaaatgttgcccgacgtgtgtgggtcgacatcacgaaatcgcgcgcgaatgcacccagacaaaCGGCGACATGcagacctgcgtgccgattatcGACGAGCGATGGAAAAGGCAACGCTCTTTTGAGGCCCGTGGCACAagtggtatacggtggtacaggtggtttttatactgagacgagcgaaggaaaaAGAAGCGCTccactaaggcttgtggtataagtggtacacggtggtacaggtggtttttatactgagacgagtgaaggaataggcagtgctactctaaggcttgtggtatggCTAcggacctgtagcgtatgtaccccgacttgtagcgtatgtaccccgacttgtagcgtatgtaccccccgacttgtagcgtatgtaccccgacttgcagCGGATGTATCCCGACatgaagcgtatgtaccccgacttgtagcgtatctACCCCGGCATGTAGCGATTGAATGGTCCTTTCCAAAGGAGCCAAAGTAGTTTGAAAGGTCCGTAGCCAAACCATTACCCCAATATGTAGCGTATataccctgacttgtagcgtatgtaccttGACttatagcgtatgtaccccgacttgtagcgtatgtaccccgacttgtagcgtatgtaccccgacctgtagcgtatgtaccccgacttgtagcgtatgtaccccgacttgtagcgtatgtaccctgacttgtagcgtatgtaccccgacttgtagcgtatgtaccctgacttgtagcgtatgtaccccgacttgtagcgtatgtaccccgacctgtagcgtttGAATGGTCCTTTCCAAAGGAGCCAAACTAGTTTGAAAGGTCCGGCGTACCCAAATATTAACCCCGAATTATAGTGTATGTAcctcgacttgtagcgtatgtaccccaacctgtagcgtatgtaccccgacctgtagcgtatgtaccccgccCATGTTTAAATATGGGATGTACCTgctatctttttttcttattcaggTGAGAGAAACAAGTTACAGGCGTAGTTGTGGCGCACTCAAGTTAACTAACTTATGTGTGTGCTAAGACACACATaacttatgtgtgtgtgtgtgtgtgtgttggtgtctgtgtgtgtgaaaattcatgaacgttcatgaattttcatgaattttcatgcacgttcatgaattttcatgaacgtttatgaattttcatgaacgtttatgaattttcatgaattttcatgaattttcatgaattttcatgaattttcatgaacgttcatgaattttcatgaatttttatgaacgttcttgaattttcatgaacgcttatgaattttcatgaattttcatgaattttcatgaacgttcatgaaaaattcataagcgttcatgaaaattcatgaacgttcataaaaattcattcatgaatttcatgaattttcatgaattttcatgaacgttcatgaattttcatgaacgttcatgaattttcatgaattttcatgaacgttcatgaattttcatgaacgtttatgaattttcatgaacgttcatgaattttcatgaattttcatgaattgtcatgaattttcatgaacgttcatgatttttcatgaattttcatgaattttcttgaattttcatgaattttcatgaacgttcatgaattttcatgaattttcttcaattttcatgaattttcatgaacgttcatgaattttcatgaaatttcatgaattttcatgaattttcatgaacgttcatgaatttttatgcacgttcatgaattttcatgaacgtttatgaattttcatgaattttcatgaattttcatgaacgttcatgaattttcatgaatttttatgaacgttcatgaaatctcatgaattttcataaattttcatgaacgttcataaattttcatgaacgttcatgaattttcatgaattttcatgaacgttcatgaaaattcatgaaaattcatgaaaattcataaacgttcatggaaattcatgaacgttcataaaaatttatgaaaattcatgaacgttcatgaaaattcatgaaaattcataaacgttcatgaaaacttatgaaaattcatgaacgttcatgaaaattcatgaaaattcatgaacgttcatgaaaattcatgaaaattcatgaacgttcatgaaaattcatgaaaattcatgaaatttcatgaaaattcatgaaaattcctgaaaattcatgaaaattcatgaaaattcatgaacgttcatgaaaattcatgacaattcatgaaaattcataaaaatttatgaaaattcatgaacgttcatgaaaattcatgaacgttcatgaaaattcatgaaaattcatgaacgttcatgaaaattcatgaaatttcatgaaaattcatgaaaattcatgaacgttcatgaaaattcatgaaagttcatgaaaattcatgaaaattcatgaaaattcatgaaaattcatgaaaattcatgaacgctcataaaaattcatgaaagttcaagaaaattcatgaaaattcatgaaagttcaagaaaattcatgaaaattcatgaaaattcatgaacgttcatgaaaattcatgaaaattaatgaacgttcatgaaaattcatgaacgttcatgaacgttcataaaaattcatgaaaattcatgaaaattcatgaacgttcatgaaaattcatgaacgttcatgaaaattcatgaaaattcatgaacgttcatgaaaattcatgaacgttcatgaaaattcataaatattcatgaacgttcatgtatattcatgaacattcatgaattttcatgaattttcatgaattttcatgaacgttcatgaattttcatgaacgttcatgaatgttcatgaattttcagtaatgttcatgaattttcatgttatttttcaatCTTTCATTCATATGAAAGGGAgtatattcatgaatattcatggtcggttcatgaacgttcatggaccgaccatgaatattcatgaatgttcatgaacatttCTTGTAGCGCTAAGAATTCCAAAAGTCAATGTtagaaatcaatcaaaacatatgattatgcaaatttatctaATTATTGTTAAGATAAAGATGTGAAGTAAATGTTACAGGCATTTAGAATATATGTGAATTAGGTGGCGTTTTGGAGAAAGATTGTGTATTCTGGACGAGACTGAGCCTTTGCGGATAGAAATtcgccatctttaaaaaaatgaccgtttcgatggcaaccggtgaccaccagtcaacccaaaacttacccatatttctacaatttcttaccaccacccaaattttttaaaaaatcgacattttgtcctttgctacaaggtataattacagatagaccctcttaaaattacccatgatgcattgcgatatttgcggcgattcGATACCATGGCCGTTGGGTGTGATTCCTGAAatccttataactcctgatatttttgacggatcttgttggttcaaagcccaaaatgcagaaaatgatatggcctattattataatgtattacacaagaccccataggtggtccaaataaatgcctgattttggaaagtaaacaatacattttttacacaaaattaccccaaaaatggacttcaaagactcatagcttcttatagagttaagatatcaaccaaaaacatactatttcgcgattcctgtggtatcttttgcctacaaaccgattttcaccgaagattattgatgtttgatattttgtcccagtcctctgaattaagtcccaaaaatcgaggtccattttaatgacgtcaccatatcacgtgataattcctaaaaagctggacatttgacattgttatcatgcataatcataaagtagaggaatcaaccttttcaaaaaaagtaagtcaccctttgtccctctgtttggtaccaaaaacctgcttggcccatggactagACCGTTCTGACGACGAAGACACAGCTTCGTGCCAACAGGCGCTAGGGCTGATGCCTTTACGTCTGACGTCAAGGAGGTAACAAACACACCGCAGCTGTGAGGGCACCCACACATTTTCAGATTTCGACATTCATCTGTATCGGTAGAATTTATTCTGAAGCTTTTAATCTACTGAACACATTAATGAAGAAGGCCCTTTCTTGTATGttgaatttgcagttgaaaagtgTTTCAGTACCCACACTATCGATTGCTTTAATTCCTACACATACTTTATTTTCTATCACACAGATACATAGCTTAGTCTACTTGGTGCACTTTGGAATGTTTGGACTTGAATTCTTCTAGTCCGCTTGGATTCGACGGTTTCGAAATGTGTAAAACCGTATCTGATTGCAGCTACGCAAGGTGGCTTGTCCAGAGACTGTCAAGAGTTGACAACATGCGCTGGTACAAGAGTCACCTACAATGTGTCAAATACACACAGGTCTACGTTACATCGAAATGGGTCACTTTACAAATACTTTTAACTCAGGAAAGTTACACGACTCCGAGCTTGACAAACTGTGCCGCGTTTTTGCTTTCAGGTCTTTTTAATTGCGACTTTATATGTTATGGTACATTGCTGAAGGTTTGATAAGTCAAAAAGACAAAATAGATGACAGATAAAACGCATGCGTTCATTTAAGGCGTTGCGAATTCTCCACCTGACCCATGACTGCTAGTCATGTGGTCGTCACACACCTCCTCACAACTCTGCAAACAGCGGTCAAAGTTCATTTAGTCCGCTGCGGAAGTGGTGGCACTCTCAGGTGAAAATGTTACCTTCTTTGAGAGCGGGCCACATATTTTAATCCTATGCTTAGTTAAATGTAGCATAAGCTGTTTCAGAAGTTTTCAACGAAGTAAGCTTGCTTATCATTCATGATTAGCTCACGTCTGTGGCATAGTATTGACTTTTTACGTGTTAACTGTGAGGCAAACACCAATCCTTTATACTGTTCTGGTTCCATATGTATAACATGATACATATCCACATGTCTGTATACAACATTCTAAATGTATAATGTTAGAATCTCACCGAATGTCTCGTCAAACAAAGAATTACCACATGGAAGTACTGTATAACCAATGTCTTCAGCtgagactatatatatatatacgtaatGGGGACACATATCCTCACGATTTATTTGTGCTTGTGATATTCTATCAGATCTTTGGACTCGACACAATGGTAGGGAGGTGTATTTTCGTCGTGTGTCTGCTGATGGCGGTCCTGTCCGGGACCACGGCGTGCCCGAAGTACTGCGACTGCCGCTCCGGTGGTCAGCAGGAGTACTGGGTCACCTGCCAGGGACCAAACATCACCGCAGTACCCAGGGACGTACCGAAGAACACGACTGTTCTAATCATAGGTGAGCATGACCCCTTCATGACCCCTCTAAAAGGTTCTGACAACTTtgctttcatttcttttctctcCCTGTGAAGTAACCGTTGTATAAAAATTGCTGCATTTCAAAATGATGCGCATCCCTCTATCAAATTTCTATTGACAGGGTGTGGTTTTATGCTAGGACATTTTGAAAATCCTTGTATgaaattgtttttatgtttgttcaAGGGCAATAAATTCAGTGTCTACTGCTACTTGATTTAGTTTGTAATGTATCTGCAGGTTTCACCCCAATAAAAATGCTTCGCAAAGGCGATTTCGTGGATCTACCGGACTTGAAACGGTTGCAGGTCTGGTGGAATCTAAACCTGACCTCGGTGGAGGTGGGGGCCTTTGACAACCTGCCGACAGTAACGGACCTCTTGATTTTCAACAACTCCGTCGCCATGTTCCCTCCCGGCATGCTCCGCGGTCTGGACCAGCTGACCAGTTTTGACGGGAACCACAACCACCTCGTCATGGTTCCATCCGGGGTCTTCACAAACCACTCCACCCTACAGTTCATCGACCTGTCGTGGAACAACATCTCCCGCCTTGAGCCTGGAAGTCTTGTTGGTCTCCAAAATCTAACTACCTTAGAGCTACACAACAACAAACTTGAATCGCTCTCTCTATCTGCTCTTTCGGGAGTTCTGAAGTTACAATATTTGGATTGCAGTTTTAGCAGTATCAGAAATATCGACAAAGGCATCTTTTCTGGACTCAAAGATTTAAAAAGTGTTGCCTTTGATAATAACGAAGTATCGAAAGTTGACGGTCTGTTCCACAACCATCCAAAGTTAGTAACGATCACTCTGCAGAACAACcatattacaaatattcacAATGACACATTCACACAGCTTCCCGCTCTCAGTTCTCTCGACATTTCGAACAACAAAATCAGCCTTCTTGAATGTGGATCCTTTGTTGAATTTGACGCTCTTCAATATCTCCTTCTGGCCAACAACTTTATCCGTGACATGACCCTATCTGGGCTCAGTTCTCTTATAGAACTTGACCTTGGTGACAACCTTCTTGACAGCTTtccaaccaagatggcggacgctgGTAAACAAATGCAAACCCTAACGCTGAACAACAATCCTATCGACGAGCTCCTGCACGCAGGGCAGTTCTCTGCCTTGAGAAGGTGAGTACAAGTGTGAGAAGTCACGGTTGAACCTCAAATATGGCGATCTCTGTGACTTACAAGTTGTTATCATGTTTGTTGATATAGAAGGATGGGCCGTTTTGGAATGGGCTTCTCCTTTGGAGAGGAGTGAGATGGTGTTTCCGTTGGgttgtttttgtcaatgaaacgATCGCTTTTATCAAACATGTACTTATTTCTAACTTCTCTTCCTTTCAGACTGTCCGAATTGAATCTTAACAACATCACAAGCATCCAAAGAGCGGGAACTCTAAAAGACCCGAAAGCCTTCTGTGGTTGTGACGCTTTAGACAAGATCTCCCTGAAACATAACAATATTTCAACTCTGCCTATTGACGTTTTCGCCTGCACTCCAACTTTGAGCTTCCTATATTTATCGTACAACGAGCTAACAGAAGTCCCACCGGGCTTGTTTACCGGGATGAAACAGTTGTACAGTCTAGATCTTTCCTTCAACCGTCTTAGCAGGCTTCAACCAAAGTCATTCGACGGGTTTGAAAAAATGACGTTTCTGGACATGGGAGGAAACAACTTCACCAACGTTGATCACGTGGTTCCAGCTTTCACAGGACCCTCGTCACTTTACTTCCCAGCTTTGTACGAGAACAGGATCGTGTATCTGGGGCCCGACTCGTTCCCAGGGGTCACGTCCGCCACCTTTCTCAATTTTGCAGGCAACAGGATACGGATTATAGAAAACGGCGCGTTTCCGTCGGAGTCGTTTTCAAATCTGACTGAAGTCATGCTGGACCAGGGAAATCTACTGCACTTCCTCCCTGGTAAGATAGCGGAGGGGCTTCCTAAGTTGCTGAGCCTCGCTATCGACGGTTGCCCATTCAAGTGCGACTGTCAGCTGAAAGATCTAGCCGCTTGGGTTCAGAGTAGGAAACCCCATTCCTATCCCTACGTGGATGTCCTGTGCGCCAGCCCGCCAAAATTGAACGGCAAATATCTGTCTGACATACTATTGAGCGAACTGACATGTGACTGTGAACATGAACAGGCGCCGTCCATAGACACCAGCGGCAGTGATGACCACATCCAGGAAGGCCAGAGCGCCATGCTCAATTGCCGGGTGACGGGCTGCCCCCTGGCGGAGCTGTTCTGGACTACACCAAGAGGTGACATGTTGGCGGTGGGATGGGGGTTCCCGAGAATGGAAGTGATTGACATAGAAAACAGCGGCACGCTGTCCATCCAGCATGCCACCGTTGGGGACTCGGGCGACTACGTCTGCACGGCGGTGAACTATCGCGGAAAAAGTACCAAGACCGTGCACCTACAGGTGGACAGGAAGGCCGTGAGAACTCCGGGAAGGGCTGGAATCTCTGTCTGACAGCAAACGGCCGTGTCATGTCTCGTAATTAAAACCTTTGTAGTGAGCAGAACAAAATCATGAATGATCAGCTCACACTGTTTGGAAAAAGGTTGGTATCATGATATACTAGCAACGCAGTGACGATGTCCTTCATATCAAGATAGTATTGAAGATGGGTATAATTTTCTGATGACATGTCCCGCTTATACTATGCCGTTGATAGACGAAAGTTGATGAATGTGATCTGATGTGAATCTACTACACCCATGCCAAAGCTAAGACAAGAACGAGCATTTTCAACTTGCTATGTTGACATATTTGTTGTGTCAGTTGCAAATGGAGCtttgtttttattacattttcatttcagttaaaagcttatttcaaaaacttttttttttacttcatagtgaattctaccaacacagatgaactttacATCTAAAATTGCACAGGTACAGTTGGCGATGCGTTCTTATCTCTTTGACGTGCGACGTTTACAGTCCAACAAAGCAACGGCACAAATCCCCATGGCACGAATCCTAGCGCATGCTATGATAAAACACGGAGCTGTGTTTTTCACGACAAAGAAGCATCTGTGCATTTCAATCACACTAGCTGCCTGGTGCGATTTCACCTGGCTCCTAGTGTGATGATTGCTCCTTCTTTAAATTGGTGTCAACTGCCTCTCTTATAACTTTGCGATGATAAAAACACTTCCTCGCTGGTCATGGCGATCAACGCACTTGTCTTTGGTAAGATGATCTCTTATGTCTACATTTAGCATTTTAACGTGTTGATtaattgtaacgttatattggtTTATTATTCAGTTTTTACTTCGATAAACCAATAAAGTCATCTTAAGTATAGTTTTCAGTCACACACTTGCTACATGAGTACAGGTAGTTacgaatacatgtatacatgggCTTCAATAgttttgttgttactgttggCCAAGGAAACGCATGATTAAGCTTtgtaaaatctgaattcaaatTCTAATCATCAACAATTGCTGAATGGAAGAGATACACTGCGCGGGCGTCCTGGTAAAAATAACCCTGTCATTCATATTATAGTCAACGGATCTCTTAGCGTGAAAGTTATCTGTGTTAGTAAACCTCGTTCTGAATCAACACGTCTTTGTTGCGATCATGAAACATTTGTGGAGTCCTGCAAGATGTAATGCGCTTGTCAGCAGGTTTCACCTGTAATTTCCGACATACAGTAAAGTCTCATCTACCAATCATCAACAATTGCTGAATGGAAGAGATACCGAGCCCAGATACACTGCGCGGGTGTCCTGGTAAAAATAACCCTGTCCTCATCATAATCAACAGGTCTCTGTTGATGTTagttatctgtgttggtagaactcGTTCTGAATCAACACGTCTCTTTTGCGATCATAAAAACATTTGAGGATCCCTTTAAAGTCTCATCTACCAGTGGACTACCCCCTGTAGTACCCCCTGTAGTAGCCTTGTGTGGCCTAGAAAAGTAAGATTGAcatgaaaggcacttaacacgactttccttacttcactcaggtgtaaatgagtacctagctcatctaggattagggacgtccctcggataggacgttaaatggaggtcccgtgtttgacgagagtcacaccttgagcaagtaaaagaacccaccacatctttcgaaaaagagtagtgtgagtggatcaaaacattccggcctataTGTGGttgggaatttcccgagcagccatcgtaacccctgcttctcctaatgggtcaatgaagtcatgcttgtctcgagcattgatgtttctgacctagggcgaagagatgctgctacagtaagaattagttcagtgctttgatgagtggcccctacggccttgcgttcgttgaaaaaaaaagattggttCATTCACCACCTCCACACTATCTGCCGACCAAATACGGTGAAGAATCCGTGCAACATTAACGCGCCTCGCGAGTGCCTGACGTGACGCGACTTCACACGGCGCCTACGTCCCGTCTCGTCACCGACGGTCTTCCCAGGTAAGAAACACTTTGAAACATATTTGCTTAAAGTACTTGCTGGTGTCGGCTTAAAGGTTTGGACGGTGGCAGTTTAGCTTAAAGCTTTGAGGTAAGAAACAGACACAAATATCTATTGTAGAGTTCATTTGCTCAACCCTTCGACAGCTTTGCATCTTCGAGTCGGTGTAACATGGCTGACTTTTAATTTTCCCTACATATGTAGAATTCATGTATCCATATTCATACTAGTGCATATAATATATAGTTCGGGAATCTGAATCAATTCACGTCACAAACAGATAGACGCATACACAAATAGTATTGATATTTTTTCATGTCAGGTAGATAAAGGCAAAATAGGGTTTAAATCTTCTAGTATGACGGTATGTTGCTCAAGATAAAGACTGTGGATGGCGTATCACTGGGTACTGATTTGACATGCCCCATTAAAACAGTTTTGCTTCTGTCTAAGCATATAggaggtaaaaaaaaggacaaatccCAAATGCAATTCAAGTTGGGAATGTCGCGTGCACTGGGAATAACATCGGTTTGACTCCTGACATTATTCAGCTTCATAAAATTATCTACAATTGCCTTTACTAATATATACGACATTTTCAGAACATTAAAAAAGTGTACTGACAGAATTTTTCTTACACAATACGACATTATATCCGGGTACATTGTATTAACAATATAGATACACAAACAGAACATGACTCAAATACAATACAACTACATGACAGAAACCGCATCGGTGCTTAATCTGTGAATACAATAAAATACTAAGTGACACACGGTACTGGtactttttgctgttgttggCAGCATGTTGCTCAGTGGTGGCAAGCAGTAACAGGTCTCTTATTCAGTAATGATACCATGAATGGTATCGGGCTATTTCTATAACGTGCTGTTCTGGTTTTAATAGTGTTCAACTGTTGACTACTACGCGTATTTCTGCCGCTGACTTCTTGTCGGGTTGgcgggagccagtcgcagaagGTGGTAGAATGGAGTAGCTTTCTGGCGAAAGATTCACAGAGGTAGTCGCGTCTTTGCTGCAACGTCGTGAGACCCAGTGTGAGGCAAGCGTCCGAGTAGTTTGTATAGTGGGTCCAAAGGATAGTTCTGACTGCTCTACGTTGTATCCTCTCCAGTTGAAATCTCTGGGACAGCGTTATACCAGGTTGCCAGACCGGTACTGTGTATTCGCAGGTCGGA
Protein-coding regions in this window:
- the LOC136436811 gene encoding leucine-rich repeat-containing protein 15-like, yielding MVGRCIFVVCLLMAVLSGTTACPKYCDCRSGGQQEYWVTCQGPNITAVPRDVPKNTTVLIIGFTPIKMLRKGDFVDLPDLKRLQVWWNLNLTSVEVGAFDNLPTVTDLLIFNNSVAMFPPGMLRGLDQLTSFDGNHNHLVMVPSGVFTNHSTLQFIDLSWNNISRLEPGSLVGLQNLTTLELHNNKLESLSLSALSGVLKLQYLDCSFSSIRNIDKGIFSGLKDLKSVAFDNNEVSKVDGLFHNHPKLVTITLQNNHITNIHNDTFTQLPALSSLDISNNKISLLECGSFVEFDALQYLLLANNFIRDMTLSGLSSLIELDLGDNLLDSFPTKMADAGKQMQTLTLNNNPIDELLHAGQFSALRRLSELNLNNITSIQRAGTLKDPKAFCGCDALDKISLKHNNISTLPIDVFACTPTLSFLYLSYNELTEVPPGLFTGMKQLYSLDLSFNRLSRLQPKSFDGFEKMTFLDMGGNNFTNVDHVVPAFTGPSSLYFPALYENRIVYLGPDSFPGVTSATFLNFAGNRIRIIENGAFPSESFSNLTEVMLDQGNLLHFLPGKIAEGLPKLLSLAIDGCPFKCDCQLKDLAAWVQSRKPHSYPYVDVLCASPPKLNGKYLSDILLSELTCDCEHEQAPSIDTSGSDDHIQEGQSAMLNCRVTGCPLAELFWTTPRGDMLAVGWGFPRMEVIDIENSGTLSIQHATVGDSGDYVCTAVNYRGKSTKTVHLQVDRKAVRTPGRAGISV